In Geopsychrobacter electrodiphilus DSM 16401, a single window of DNA contains:
- a CDS encoding tetratricopeptide repeat protein: MSYLKTWGSGLLLGLACLAVYGQTLDIPWYLDDLPGIVENPLVKSVSASLAQVFQPRGLSTLSFSLNHYFGLFEPAGYHLVNVLLHLLVSWLVFLLLARVCNFKRWVSLCGALLFLVHPVQTQAVNYVVQRSTLLAAFFVLLSILSFFAAEQTLSPGSGATSKRRYWFLYLLALLSGACAVLTKQNTATLPLLLFLLGCYRQTHSSRWLALRIAPFFVAPVMVLVYMVLLPVLSGEGLARVASTHLLANLEGTSPLHYFATELSVLPLYIKLILYPVNLRLDYAYPIVTQIFTVKNISLFAGHAAVLGSAFWAQKRQRALSFAILWFYAALLVESSFIPLDPVFEHRLYLPIIGPIVLFCALLDWGRSRTRWIVAGAGALILVCGVLSWNRNELWRHPIAFAEHDASKSPYSEGPWVALSGQYMKVGRLAEARKALERALEINPQYPLIYVNLSSISLRQGNPVSAQNEALAGLRHNPGNEKLQRNLAIAFLQSGELSRGVALLDGLARRHPEDYSLRVLIGQAYIDQKQWGQAEKWLKNAVDIGTDGDPLPYYLLGVISYQQKNLKAAADYLRRALQLKGQDVAMLKGLGLVLLESGDFAGAREQVKQLEGLDKRAAESLRTVIQSVRTPSVGAKP; the protein is encoded by the coding sequence ATGTCTTATTTAAAAACCTGGGGAAGTGGACTGCTTCTGGGACTGGCTTGTCTTGCTGTTTACGGGCAGACCCTTGATATCCCCTGGTATCTTGATGACCTCCCTGGAATCGTCGAGAACCCACTTGTCAAGAGCGTGTCTGCCAGCCTTGCACAAGTCTTTCAACCCCGTGGTTTGTCAACGCTGAGCTTTTCCCTTAACCACTATTTTGGTCTGTTCGAGCCTGCGGGTTATCACCTTGTCAATGTTCTGTTGCATCTTCTGGTTTCCTGGCTGGTTTTTTTGCTCCTCGCAAGAGTCTGTAATTTCAAGCGCTGGGTTTCACTTTGCGGAGCTTTGTTGTTTCTAGTTCATCCGGTGCAGACCCAGGCCGTAAATTATGTGGTACAGCGGAGCACTCTGCTGGCTGCTTTTTTCGTTCTGTTGAGTATTCTCAGCTTCTTTGCCGCAGAGCAGACCCTGTCGCCGGGGAGCGGAGCAACCAGCAAGCGGCGATACTGGTTTTTGTACCTGCTAGCATTGCTCAGCGGAGCCTGCGCCGTCCTGACCAAGCAGAATACTGCGACCTTGCCACTGCTGCTGTTTCTTCTGGGGTGCTATCGTCAAACGCATTCCTCGCGTTGGCTTGCCCTACGGATTGCGCCATTTTTCGTAGCTCCTGTCATGGTTTTAGTTTACATGGTGCTGCTTCCGGTGTTGTCGGGGGAAGGCCTGGCGCGAGTCGCTTCGACCCATCTGCTGGCTAACCTGGAAGGGACGTCACCGCTGCATTATTTTGCAACCGAGCTCTCGGTCCTGCCACTCTATATCAAGTTAATTCTGTATCCGGTCAATTTGAGGCTCGATTACGCTTATCCGATTGTTACCCAGATTTTCACTGTTAAAAATATATCGTTGTTCGCCGGGCATGCTGCTGTGCTCGGGTCTGCCTTCTGGGCCCAAAAACGTCAGCGTGCATTATCTTTTGCCATTCTCTGGTTTTATGCGGCGCTTCTGGTTGAATCTTCGTTTATCCCACTGGATCCTGTTTTTGAGCATCGTCTCTATCTGCCGATCATCGGGCCGATCGTGCTTTTTTGTGCCCTTCTTGACTGGGGGCGGAGTAGGACAAGATGGATCGTGGCAGGGGCGGGTGCGTTGATACTGGTTTGCGGGGTGTTGAGTTGGAACCGCAATGAACTCTGGCGTCATCCGATTGCGTTTGCTGAACACGATGCCAGCAAGAGCCCCTATTCAGAAGGCCCCTGGGTTGCATTGTCCGGTCAGTATATGAAGGTTGGGCGGTTAGCCGAGGCGCGCAAGGCACTGGAACGTGCGCTTGAAATCAATCCGCAGTATCCCCTTATTTATGTCAATCTGTCCTCCATCAGTCTGCGTCAGGGCAATCCAGTCTCAGCACAAAATGAAGCTCTTGCTGGATTGAGGCATAATCCCGGCAATGAAAAACTGCAGAGGAATCTGGCTATTGCCTTTCTTCAGAGCGGTGAGCTGTCACGTGGCGTCGCCCTGCTTGACGGTCTAGCTCGCCGTCACCCCGAGGATTACAGTCTGCGCGTGTTGATAGGTCAGGCTTATATCGACCAGAAGCAATGGGGGCAGGCTGAAAAATGGTTAAAAAATGCAGTTGACATTGGGACCGACGGTGACCCTCTGCCCTACTATCTGCTGGGGGTTATTTCTTACCAACAGAAAAACTTGAAAGCGGCTGCTGATTATCTGCGGCGCGCCTTGCAGTTAAAGGGGCAGGATGTCGCAATGCTGAAAGGACTGGGGCTGGTCTTGCTGGAATCCGGAGATTTTGCCGGGGCGCGCGAACAGGTGAAACAACTGGAGGGCCTGGACAAAAGAGCGGCAGAGTCATTGCGGACTGTAATCCAATCCGTAAGGACCCCTTCTGTCGGGGCGAAACCTTAA